From one Mycobacterium colombiense CECT 3035 genomic stretch:
- a CDS encoding gamma-glutamylcyclotransferase — MPLYAAYGSNMDPEQMQKRAPHSPMAGTGWLHGWRLTFGGEDIGWEGALASVVEDPDSKVFVVLYDMTPADENNLDRWEGSEFGVHKKIRCRVERISSDTDTDPVLAWLYVLDAWEGGMPSARYLGVMADAAEIAGAPSEYVHWLRTRPARNIGPGTGA, encoded by the coding sequence GTGCCGCTCTACGCCGCGTACGGGTCGAACATGGATCCCGAGCAGATGCAGAAACGCGCGCCCCATTCGCCGATGGCCGGAACCGGCTGGCTGCACGGGTGGCGGTTGACCTTCGGCGGCGAGGACATCGGCTGGGAGGGCGCGCTGGCCAGCGTCGTCGAGGACCCGGATTCGAAGGTGTTCGTCGTCCTCTACGACATGACACCGGCGGACGAGAACAACCTGGACCGCTGGGAGGGCTCGGAGTTCGGCGTGCACAAGAAGATCCGGTGCCGGGTGGAGCGCATCTCCTCGGACACCGACACCGACCCGGTGCTGGCGTGGCTGTACGTCCTGGACGCCTGGGAAGGCGGGATGCCGTCGGCCCGCTACCTGGGCGTGATGGCCGACGCCGCCGAGATCGCCGGGGCGCCAAGCGAATACGTGCATTGGTTGCGGACCCGCCCGGCGCGCAACATCGGTCCGGGAACCGGCGCCTGA
- a CDS encoding alpha/beta hydrolase: protein MRFPEIAGHNSEVTVDTRHGPVSATVYHPPAATNPPVYVNVHGGGFVVGHREQDDPWCRYLAANAGVIVVNSDYVLAPRHRFPAAVQQIYDVVCWAADPGRDWDGTRLCVGGQSAGGNLSAAAARLALQNGGPAIALQVLHYAPLDLVTPSGDKPSTLGRRAIMKPWMSEVFDTAYIPDRARRRDRLASPAWGDNADDIAGIAPALVVTAEHDRLRDEARRYASKLADVGALAEYHEVAGVDHGYNIMSDAGDVTRRTYARIAEHVVRATGG, encoded by the coding sequence GTGCGCTTCCCGGAGATCGCCGGCCACAACTCTGAGGTGACCGTCGACACCCGCCACGGCCCGGTGTCGGCGACCGTCTACCACCCGCCCGCGGCGACGAACCCGCCCGTCTACGTCAACGTGCACGGCGGTGGCTTCGTGGTGGGGCACCGCGAGCAGGACGACCCGTGGTGTCGCTACCTGGCCGCCAACGCCGGCGTAATCGTGGTCAACTCCGACTATGTCCTGGCACCCCGGCACCGCTTTCCCGCCGCGGTGCAGCAGATCTACGACGTGGTGTGCTGGGCGGCCGACCCCGGCCGCGACTGGGACGGCACCCGGCTGTGCGTCGGCGGTCAGAGCGCGGGCGGGAACCTCAGCGCCGCGGCGGCGCGGCTCGCGCTACAGAACGGTGGCCCCGCCATCGCGCTGCAGGTGCTGCACTACGCGCCGCTGGATCTGGTCACGCCCAGCGGCGACAAGCCATCCACCCTGGGCCGTCGCGCGATCATGAAGCCGTGGATGAGCGAGGTCTTCGACACCGCCTACATCCCCGACCGGGCGCGGCGGCGCGACCGCCTGGCCTCGCCCGCCTGGGGTGACAACGCCGACGACATCGCAGGCATCGCGCCCGCGCTGGTCGTGACGGCCGAGCACGACCGGCTGCGCGACGAAGCCCGAAGGTACGCAAGCAAACTCGCCGACGTCGGGGCGTTAGCGGAGTACCACGAGGTGGCCGGCGTCGACCACGGCTACAACATCATGAGCGACGCCGGCGACGTCACGCGGCGCACCTACGCCCGCATCGCCGAACACGTCGTCCGCGCCACCGGCGGCTAG
- a CDS encoding purine-nucleoside phosphorylase, whose translation MTETPSDPGGLARRAAEVIAERTGIAEHDAAIVLGSGWRPAVAALGTPTAVLPQAELPGFRPPTAVGHTGELLSMRIGAHRVLVLVGRIHAYEGHDLCHVVHSVRTACAAGVRAVVLTNAAGGLRSDMAVGEPVLISDHLNLTARSPLVGPQFVDLTDAYSPRLRALARHADPTLTEGIYAGLPGPHYETPAEIRMLRTLGADLVGMSTVHETIAARAAGAEVLGVSLVTNLAAGLSGEPLSHAEVLAAGAAAATRMGALLAMILEQLVLES comes from the coding sequence GTGACCGAAACCCCGTCCGACCCAGGCGGCCTCGCGCGCCGGGCGGCCGAGGTCATCGCCGAGCGCACCGGAATCGCCGAGCACGACGCCGCCATCGTGCTCGGATCGGGCTGGCGGCCGGCCGTCGCCGCGCTCGGCACCCCCACCGCCGTGCTGCCGCAGGCCGAGCTACCCGGGTTCAGGCCACCCACCGCGGTCGGGCACACCGGCGAGCTGTTGTCGATGCGCATCGGTGCACACCGGGTGCTGGTGCTGGTCGGGCGCATCCACGCCTACGAGGGCCACGACCTGTGCCACGTCGTGCATTCGGTGCGGACGGCCTGCGCGGCCGGCGTGCGCGCGGTCGTGCTGACCAACGCGGCGGGCGGCCTGCGTTCCGACATGGCCGTCGGCGAACCCGTGCTGATCAGCGATCACCTGAACCTGACCGCCCGTTCGCCGCTGGTCGGCCCGCAATTCGTGGACCTGACCGACGCCTACTCCCCGCGGCTGCGGGCACTGGCCCGCCACGCCGACCCGACGCTGACCGAGGGCATCTACGCCGGACTGCCCGGCCCCCACTACGAGACGCCCGCCGAGATCCGGATGCTGCGCACGCTGGGTGCCGACCTAGTCGGCATGTCGACGGTGCACGAGACCATCGCGGCCCGGGCCGCAGGCGCCGAGGTGCTCGGGGTGTCGCTGGTGACCAACCTGGCCGCCGGGCTCAGCGGCGAGCCGCTGAGCCACGCCGAGGTGCTGGCCGCCGGCGCCGCGGCGGCCACCCGGATGGGGGCGCTGCTGGCCATGATTCTCGAGCAGCTCGTTCTAGAGTCGTGA
- a CDS encoding cutinase family protein yields MSVVSITFAPAPSAKADCPDVQLIFVRGTAEPPGLGAVGDALFAVLQPALGSRNVDSYAVNYPASYNFLTTADGANDARDHIAQMVDQCPSTRLVLGGFSQGAAAVSMLAGVPPVGQRIGNFGSAPPLDPALANKIRAVAVFGNPGNRFNTPLSSTGAFAGRAIDLCSEGDPVCVVGGRDRDAHHDYSEPPYPGQAAGFIAGLV; encoded by the coding sequence CTGTCGGTGGTTTCGATCACATTCGCTCCGGCGCCGTCGGCGAAAGCGGACTGTCCCGACGTGCAACTCATCTTCGTTCGCGGCACCGCCGAGCCGCCCGGCCTGGGCGCGGTGGGCGACGCGCTGTTCGCCGTGCTGCAGCCGGCGCTGGGCTCGCGCAACGTCGACTCCTACGCGGTGAACTACCCGGCTAGCTACAACTTCCTGACCACCGCCGACGGCGCCAACGACGCGCGCGACCACATCGCGCAGATGGTCGACCAGTGCCCGTCGACGCGGCTGGTGCTGGGCGGCTTCTCGCAGGGCGCCGCCGCGGTCTCGATGCTCGCGGGGGTGCCGCCGGTGGGCCAGCGCATCGGCAACTTCGGCTCGGCTCCGCCGCTGGATCCCGCGCTGGCCAACAAAATCAGGGCGGTCGCGGTGTTCGGCAACCCCGGCAACCGGTTCAACACGCCGCTGTCGTCGACGGGCGCCTTCGCCGGCCGCGCCATCGACCTGTGCAGCGAGGGCGATCCCGTCTGCGTCGTCGGTGGTCGTGACCGCGACGCGCACCACGACTACTCCGAACCGCCGTACCCCGGCCAGGCGGCCGGATTCATCGCCGGGCTGGTGTAG
- a CDS encoding M20 family metallopeptidase: MPITPLDSVEDVIRRRGADLVELSHDIHGEPELAFAEHRSCAKAQALVAERGFEITAAAGGLDTAFRADFGSGPLTIGICAEYDALPEIGHACGHNIIAASAVGTALALAEVADDLGLRVSLLGTPAEEAGGGKALLLKAGVFDDIAAAVMLHPGPADIAAARSLALSEATVNYRGKESHAAVAPHQGINAVDAVTVAQVAIGLLRQQLAPGQLVHGIVTNGGQAVNVIPGHATLEYAMRAVEAESLRELEGRMYACFAAGALATGCEYEIDNPAPPYDELQPDQWLADAFRDEMCRLGREPVAREYEAALPMGSTDMGNVTQVLPGIHPVVGVDAGGAMVHQRAFADAAAGPSADRAVVEGAIMLARTVVQLAQTPAQRDRVLDALERRRGGARS, from the coding sequence GTGCCCATAACCCCGTTAGACAGCGTTGAAGATGTCATACGGCGGCGTGGTGCCGACCTTGTCGAGTTGTCTCATGACATCCACGGCGAGCCTGAGCTGGCCTTCGCCGAGCATCGCAGCTGCGCCAAGGCGCAGGCACTGGTCGCCGAGCGCGGCTTCGAGATCACCGCGGCCGCCGGCGGGCTGGACACCGCGTTTCGCGCCGACTTCGGCAGCGGGCCGCTGACCATCGGGATCTGCGCCGAATACGACGCGCTGCCCGAGATCGGCCACGCCTGCGGCCACAACATCATCGCGGCGTCGGCGGTGGGCACCGCGCTGGCGCTGGCCGAGGTCGCCGACGACCTGGGGCTGCGGGTGTCGCTGCTGGGCACGCCGGCCGAGGAGGCCGGCGGCGGCAAGGCGCTGCTGCTGAAGGCCGGGGTGTTCGACGACATCGCCGCAGCGGTCATGCTCCACCCGGGGCCCGCCGACATCGCCGCGGCGCGCTCGCTGGCCCTGTCCGAGGCGACGGTGAACTACCGGGGCAAGGAATCCCATGCGGCCGTCGCGCCGCATCAGGGCATCAACGCCGTCGACGCCGTCACCGTCGCTCAGGTGGCCATCGGGCTGCTGCGCCAGCAACTGGCGCCCGGGCAGCTGGTGCACGGGATCGTCACCAACGGCGGGCAGGCGGTCAACGTGATCCCCGGGCACGCGACGCTGGAGTACGCGATGCGCGCGGTCGAGGCGGAATCCCTGCGCGAGCTGGAGGGCCGCATGTACGCCTGCTTCGCGGCGGGTGCGCTGGCCACCGGCTGTGAATACGAGATCGACAATCCCGCACCGCCGTACGACGAGCTGCAGCCCGACCAGTGGCTGGCCGACGCCTTTCGCGACGAGATGTGCCGGCTGGGCCGCGAGCCGGTGGCCCGCGAGTACGAGGCCGCGCTGCCGATGGGCAGCACCGACATGGGCAACGTGACGCAGGTGCTGCCGGGGATCCACCCGGTGGTCGGGGTCGACGCCGGCGGCGCCATGGTGCACCAGCGCGCCTTCGCCGACGCCGCCGCCGGCCCCAGCGCCGACCGCGCGGTGGTCGAGGGCGCGATCATGTTGGCGCGCACGGTGGTTCAGCTGGCCCAGACGCCCGCACAGCGCGACCGGGTGCTGGACGCGCTGGAGCGCAGGCGCGGCGGGGCGCGATCATGA
- a CDS encoding phospho-sugar mutase: MTPEEWIAHDPDPATAAELAACDPDELAARFARPLRFGTAGLRGPVRGGPDAMNVAVVSRASWAVAQVLIGRGLHGSSVIVGRDARHGSAVFATVAAEVLAGQGFSVSLLPGPVPTPVVAFAVRHTGAAAGIQITASHNPPADNGYKVYLDGGIQIVSPTDREIEAAMAAAPPADRIGREPVEPAGTGLIERYIERASGLRRGTGSVRVVLTALHGVGGAVAVETLHRAGIAEVHSVASQFAPDANFPTVAFPNPEEPGATDALLALAADVRADVAIALDPDADRCAVGIPDAGRWRMLSGDETGWLLGDYLLSTTHPGRPVVASTVVSSRMLSAIAARHGAVHVETLTGFKWLARADAKVPGGTLIYAYEEAIGHCVDPAAVRDKDGISAAVLVCDLVAALKAGDRTVPGALDELARRYGVHDVAAVSRRVADAGEAVELMRRWRAAPPQTLAGYAAGLTDITDALIFTGGDDDTSIRLVVRPSGTEPKLKCYLEIRCAVHDDLGSSRRRAGALREQLVAAVQSW, from the coding sequence GTGACGCCCGAGGAGTGGATCGCCCACGATCCCGACCCGGCGACGGCCGCCGAGCTCGCGGCGTGCGACCCGGACGAGCTCGCCGCGCGATTCGCCCGCCCGCTGAGGTTCGGCACGGCGGGGCTGCGCGGCCCGGTGCGCGGCGGGCCGGACGCCATGAACGTCGCGGTGGTGTCGAGGGCCAGCTGGGCCGTGGCGCAGGTGCTCATCGGGCGCGGCCTGCACGGCTCGTCGGTGATCGTGGGACGCGACGCCCGGCACGGTTCGGCGGTATTCGCCACGGTGGCCGCCGAAGTGCTTGCCGGCCAAGGGTTTTCCGTGTCGCTGTTGCCCGGGCCGGTGCCCACGCCGGTGGTGGCGTTCGCGGTGCGGCACACCGGCGCAGCGGCCGGGATCCAGATCACCGCATCGCACAACCCGCCCGCCGACAACGGCTATAAGGTGTACCTGGACGGCGGCATCCAAATCGTGTCCCCCACCGACCGCGAGATCGAAGCCGCGATGGCCGCCGCCCCGCCTGCCGACCGGATCGGCAGGGAGCCGGTCGAACCCGCGGGCACCGGGCTGATCGAGCGCTACATCGAGCGGGCATCGGGATTGCGGCGCGGCACCGGTTCGGTGCGGGTGGTATTGACCGCGCTGCACGGGGTGGGCGGCGCGGTCGCCGTCGAGACCCTGCACCGGGCGGGAATCGCCGAAGTGCACTCCGTCGCAAGCCAATTCGCGCCGGACGCGAACTTCCCGACGGTCGCGTTCCCCAACCCCGAGGAGCCCGGCGCCACCGACGCGCTGCTGGCCCTGGCCGCCGACGTCCGCGCCGACGTGGCGATCGCGCTGGACCCCGACGCCGACCGGTGCGCGGTCGGCATTCCCGACGCGGGGCGGTGGCGGATGCTGTCGGGCGACGAAACCGGTTGGCTGCTGGGCGATTACCTGCTGTCGACCACCCACCCGGGCAGACCGGTGGTGGCCAGCACCGTGGTGTCGTCGCGGATGCTGTCGGCCATCGCCGCGCGCCACGGCGCCGTCCACGTCGAGACCCTCACCGGCTTCAAATGGCTGGCCCGCGCCGACGCGAAAGTGCCCGGCGGCACGCTGATCTACGCCTACGAGGAGGCGATCGGGCACTGCGTCGACCCCGCGGCCGTCCGCGATAAGGACGGCATCAGCGCCGCCGTGCTGGTGTGCGACCTGGTGGCCGCGCTGAAGGCGGGTGACCGCACCGTGCCCGGCGCACTCGACGAGCTGGCGCGGCGGTACGGGGTGCACGACGTCGCCGCGGTGTCGCGCCGGGTCGCCGACGCGGGCGAGGCGGTCGAACTCATGCGGCGGTGGCGGGCGGCGCCGCCGCAGACGCTGGCGGGGTACGCCGCGGGCCTCACCGACATCACCGACGCGCTGATCTTCACCGGCGGCGACGACGACACGTCGATCAGGCTGGTGGTGCGGCCCTCCGGGACCGAGCCGAAATTGAAGTGCTACTTGGAGATTCGCTGCGCGGTTCACGACGATTTGGGCTCTTCGCGGCGGCGCGCCGGTGCCCTGCGCGAGCAGCTGGTCGCTGCGGTGCAGAGCTGGTGA
- a CDS encoding M20 family metallopeptidase, whose product MSLVDAADAWLAAHHDELVEWRRHIHRYPELGRQEYATTQFVAERLAGAGLNPKVLPGGTGLVCDLGPEHEPRIALRADMDALPMAELTGAPYASTMPNVAHACGHDAHTAILLGTALVLASVPELPVGVRLIFQAAEELMPGGAIDAIAAGAITGVSRIFALHCDPRLEVGKVAVRHGPITSAADQIEITLYSPGGHTSRPHLTADLVYGLGTLITGLPGVLSRRIDPRNGTVLVWGAVNAGVAANAIPQSGVLAGTVRTASRQTWVGMEEIIRETVSGLLAPLAIEHTLAYRRGVPPVVNEDVSTRILTHAIESIGPDALADTRQSGGGEDFSWYLEEVPGAMARLGVWPGVGPQLDLHQPTFNLDERALPIGVRVMTNIVEQSAAFERS is encoded by the coding sequence ATGAGCCTGGTCGACGCCGCCGATGCCTGGCTGGCCGCCCACCACGACGAGTTGGTCGAATGGCGCCGCCACATCCACCGCTATCCGGAGCTGGGCCGGCAGGAGTACGCCACCACCCAGTTCGTCGCCGAGCGGCTGGCCGGGGCCGGGCTCAACCCGAAGGTGCTGCCCGGCGGCACCGGACTGGTCTGCGACCTCGGCCCCGAGCACGAGCCCCGGATCGCGCTGCGCGCCGACATGGACGCCCTGCCGATGGCCGAGCTCACCGGCGCCCCGTACGCCTCCACCATGCCGAACGTGGCGCATGCCTGCGGTCACGACGCGCACACCGCGATCCTGCTGGGCACCGCGCTGGTCCTGGCGTCGGTGCCCGAGCTGCCGGTCGGGGTGCGGCTGATCTTTCAGGCCGCCGAGGAGCTGATGCCCGGCGGGGCGATCGACGCCATCGCGGCCGGCGCCATCACCGGGGTATCGCGGATCTTCGCCCTGCACTGCGACCCCCGGCTGGAGGTCGGCAAGGTCGCCGTCCGGCACGGCCCCATCACCTCGGCCGCCGACCAGATCGAGATCACGCTGTATTCACCCGGCGGGCACACGTCGCGCCCGCACCTGACCGCCGACCTGGTGTACGGCCTGGGCACGCTGATCACCGGGCTGCCCGGGGTGCTGTCGCGGCGCATCGACCCGCGCAACGGCACCGTGCTGGTGTGGGGCGCGGTCAACGCCGGCGTGGCCGCCAACGCCATCCCGCAGAGCGGCGTGCTCGCCGGCACCGTGCGCACCGCGAGCCGGCAGACCTGGGTGGGCATGGAGGAGATCATCCGCGAGACGGTGTCCGGGCTGCTGGCGCCGCTGGCCATCGAGCACACGCTGGCCTACCGGCGCGGCGTGCCGCCGGTGGTCAACGAGGACGTCTCGACGCGCATCCTCACCCACGCGATCGAGTCGATCGGTCCCGACGCGCTGGCCGACACCCGCCAGTCCGGCGGCGGCGAGGACTTCTCCTGGTATTTGGAGGAGGTTCCCGGCGCGATGGCCCGGCTGGGGGTGTGGCCGGGGGTCGGGCCGCAGCTGGACCTGCACCAGCCGACGTTCAACCTCGACGAGCGGGCCCTGCCGATCGGGGTGCGCGTGATGACGAACATCGTCGAGCAGTCGGCCGCGTTCGAGCGCTCCTAG
- a CDS encoding NAD(P)H-quinone dehydrogenase has protein sequence MVTRIVILGGGPAGYEAALVAATSHPDTTRVTVIDSEGIGGAAVLDDCVPSKTFIASTWLRTELRRAPRLGFDIDIDDAKISLPQIHARVKQLATEQSADITDQLLSMGVHVVAGRGELIDPAPGLACHRIRATHCDPGPDGPVTSEYEADVVLIATGASPRVLPSAPPDGERILTWRQLYNLEALPEHLIVVGSGVTGAEFVHAYTELGVPVTVVASRDRVLPYEDADAALVLEEAFSERGVELVKNARAQSVTRTESGVLVTLADGRTVEGSHALMTIGSVPNTSGLGLDRVGIELGRGGYLTVDRVSRTSVAGIYAAGDCTGLLPLASVAAMQGRIAMYHALGEGVSPIRLRTVAATVFTRPEIAAVGVPQTMIDDGSVPARTVMLPLRTNARAKMSGLRQGFVKLFCRQATGVVIGGVVVAPIASELILPIAVAVTNRITVNELAQTLAVYPSLSGSITEAARRLMAHDDLD, from the coding sequence GTGGTGACCCGCATCGTGATCCTCGGCGGAGGCCCGGCCGGATACGAAGCCGCGCTGGTGGCCGCGACCTCGCACCCCGACACGACCCGCGTCACGGTGATCGACTCGGAGGGCATCGGCGGGGCGGCCGTGCTGGACGACTGCGTGCCGTCCAAGACGTTCATCGCGTCGACCTGGCTGCGCACCGAACTGCGCCGGGCGCCGCGGCTGGGTTTCGACATCGACATCGACGACGCCAAGATCTCGCTGCCGCAGATCCACGCCCGGGTCAAGCAGCTCGCCACCGAGCAGTCCGCCGACATCACCGACCAGCTGCTGAGCATGGGCGTGCACGTGGTGGCCGGCCGCGGCGAGCTGATCGACCCCGCGCCGGGCCTGGCCTGCCACCGCATCAGAGCGACCCATTGCGATCCGGGGCCCGACGGCCCGGTGACCAGCGAGTACGAGGCCGACGTCGTGCTGATCGCCACCGGCGCCAGCCCGCGCGTGCTGCCGTCGGCGCCGCCCGACGGCGAGCGGATCCTCACCTGGCGCCAGCTGTACAACCTGGAGGCGCTGCCCGAGCACCTGATCGTGGTCGGGTCCGGGGTCACCGGCGCCGAATTCGTGCACGCCTACACCGAATTGGGCGTGCCGGTCACCGTGGTCGCCAGCCGCGACCGGGTGCTGCCCTACGAGGACGCCGACGCCGCCCTGGTGCTGGAGGAGGCGTTCTCCGAGCGCGGCGTCGAACTGGTCAAGAACGCCCGCGCGCAGTCGGTGACCCGCACCGAGAGCGGCGTGCTGGTCACCCTGGCCGACGGGCGCACGGTCGAGGGCAGCCATGCGCTGATGACCATCGGCTCGGTCCCCAACACCAGCGGTCTGGGCCTGGACCGGGTCGGCATCGAGCTGGGCCGCGGCGGCTACCTGACCGTGGACCGGGTGTCGCGGACCTCGGTCGCCGGCATCTACGCCGCCGGCGACTGCACCGGGCTGCTGCCGCTGGCCTCGGTGGCTGCCATGCAGGGCCGGATCGCGATGTATCACGCCCTGGGCGAGGGGGTCAGCCCCATCCGGCTGCGCACCGTGGCGGCGACGGTGTTCACCAGGCCCGAGATCGCGGCCGTCGGGGTCCCGCAGACGATGATCGACGACGGTTCGGTGCCGGCCCGCACGGTCATGCTGCCGCTGCGGACCAACGCGCGGGCCAAGATGTCCGGGCTGCGCCAGGGCTTCGTGAAGCTGTTCTGCCGCCAGGCCACCGGCGTGGTGATCGGCGGCGTGGTGGTGGCCCCGATCGCCTCCGAGCTGATCCTGCCGATCGCCGTGGCGGTGACGAACCGGATCACCGTCAACGAGCTGGCGCAGACGCTGGCGGTGTACCCGTCGCTGTCCGGCTCGATCACCGAGGCCGCCCGCCGGCTGATGGCGCACGACGATCTGGACTAG